One window of the Babesia bovis T2Bo chromosome 2, whole genome shotgun sequence genome contains the following:
- a CDS encoding putative integral membrane protein translates to MRFHYVVGSGTSLITAASVICGGMIPVSALNANSDDGNSVKENVTHVNTTFSSRLFHFMGNEHTTNPFGKSARREAVSEDSKSGDDNDIPKSSTDSDESNEDADIHNVFDKYRKLTYTASELADKIREILSAPDPQYGTDYNREWGRACLTADYEIPKTASHIHFDVFDPFLPPGLLFEDLGCLHLYNVANGYHLYKIRFGDMVITLLPDLEHVSMHLFEDSWGMMVVRVMFAYKGLLNRHEYTESSRGTREFRKTMGPVLQHAPPPINTKDLNKWLDEKYLLLSQQRPAIIEEVLTQQKN, encoded by the coding sequence ATGAGGTTTCATTACGTGGTTGGTTCTGGCACCTCTCTTATTACAGCCGCATCAGTGATTTGCGGTGGTATGATACCTGTATCTGCTTTGAATGCTAACAGTGATGACGGTAACTCCGTAAAGGAGAATGTAACGCACGTTAACACTACCTTTTCAAGCAGACTTTTCCATTTTATGGGCAACGAGCACACTACAAATCCGTTTGGCAAGTCAGCAAGAAGGGAAGCTGTGTCTGAGGACAGTAAAAGTGGAGATGATAATGATATTCCAAAGTCAAGCACCGATTCCGACGAATCCAATGAAGATGCGGATATACATAATGTATTTGATAAGTATAGGAAGTTAACTTACACAGCGAGTGAGCTCGCAGACAAGATTCGTGAGATATTATCTGCTCCAGATCCACAATATGGCACTGATTACAACAGGGAATGGGGCCGTGCTTGTTTAACTGCTGATTATGAAATTCCTAAAACTGCATCTCATATTCACTTTGATGTTTTTGATCCTTTTTTGCCCCCTGGCCTACTTTTCGAGGACCTTGGTTGTTTGCATCTTTACAACGTCGCCAATGGATATCATTTGTATAAAATTCGTTTTGGTGACATGGTTATAACGTTGCTTCCTGACCTTGAGCATGTTTCAATGCATTTATTTGAGGACTCATGGGGAATGATGGTCGTTCGCGTGATGTTTGCCTACAAAGGTCTGTTAAATCGTCACGAATACACTGAATCTAGCCGGGGAACGCGGGAATTCCGTAAGACAATGGGTCCTGTATTGCAGCACGCTCCCCCGCCTATTAACACTAAGGATTTGAACAAATGGCTGGATGAGAAGTACCTGTTGTTATCTCAACAACGCCCTGCTATAATTGAGGAGGTCTTAACACAGCAAAAAAATTAA